Proteins found in one Populus alba chromosome 14, ASM523922v2, whole genome shotgun sequence genomic segment:
- the LOC118042386 gene encoding E3 ubiquitin-protein ligase APD2 isoform X1 — translation MHRQVMPPPGHSPQRWKESWGQLIACLTIWICVSVSLRYGYFGDSRMVLGPSSSRLMKASSVFVDHVEVRDEDKKGVLLYGFYEKPELSFETNWSVADYMIVASYSRKGFSLWLNKGSKIRMRWEARTSILNQLQVVMIKGERKYETLLPKQTSSPDALNLSEPLSGKEAEYTIEEDNRYYLGLLNTNPKNIITTLSVNVTSKMYELSKARNMCSTTQGSCRLKLLFPKTQYVVVTTPDNGDINGWNIEVAFVARAIIYVAILGAIVIIIFLILKYLGACDTESTNLVETATWQASETSETEPIMPAKSVRLTYGTNEEDDEGSSCSSSEDLYDAKLCVICYDDQRNCFFVPCGHCATCYDCAQRIMEEDNKMCPICRRLIHKVRRLFTS, via the exons ATGCATAGGCAAGTGATGCCACCTCCGGGGCATTCTCCTCAGAGATGGAAAGAAAGTTGGGGACAGTTAATTGCCTGTTTGACAATATGGATATGTG TTTCAGTGAGTCTGCGATATGGGTATTTCGGGGATTCTCGTATGGTGCTGGGACCTAGCTCATCAAGGTTGATGAAGGCAAGTTCTGTATTTGTAGACCATGTTGAAGTGAGAGATGAAGATAAGAAAGGGGTTCTTTTATATGGGTTCTACGAGAAGCCTGAGTTAAGCTTTGAAACGAATTGGAGCGTAGCGGATTATATGATTGTTGCATCTTACAGTCGAAAG GGATTTTCCTTGTGGTTGAACAAGGGTTCGAAGATCCGAATGAGATGGGAAGCTCGAACCAGTATTTTAAATCAACTTCAAGTGGTGATGATAAAAG GAGAACGAAAGTATGAAACATTGCTTCCAAAACAGACAAGTTCCCCTGATGCCCTCAACCTCAGCGAACCTCTGAGTG GTAAAGAAGCTGAATACACGATCGAGGAGGACAACAGGTACTATCTTGGTCTGCTAAACACCAATCCTAAGAATATCATAACGACATTGAGTGTAAATGTCACATCCAAGATGTATGAGCTATCAAAAGCTAGGAACATGTGTTCAACGACACAGGGATCTTGCCGGCTTAAACTTCTGTTTCCCAAAACTCAATACGTTGTGGTGACAACTCCTGATAAT GGAGATATAAATGGATGGAATATCGAGGTAGCTTTTGTGGCTCGTGCAATAATTTACGTCGCGATTTTAG GAGCTATCGTcatcattattttcttgatattgaaATATCTTGGCGCTTGTGATACTGAGAGTACTAACCTAGTAGAAACAGCTACATGGCAAGCCTCTGAAACTTCTGAAACCGAACCTATAATGCCAGCTAAGTCGGTTCGTTTAACATACGGAacaaatgaagaagatgatgaaggaTCATCGTGTAGCTCTTCAGAGGATTTGTATGATGCAAAATTATGTGTAATTTGTTATGATGATCAACGGAACTGTTTTTTCGTTCCTTGTGGCCATTGTGCCACATGCTATGACTGTGCTCAGAG GATAATGGAGGAGGACAACAAGATGTGTCCAATATGTAGAAGGCTTATTCACAAAGTAAGAAGATTATTTACTTCTTAG
- the LOC118042386 gene encoding E3 ubiquitin-protein ligase APD2 isoform X2 — MVLGPSSSRLMKASSVFVDHVEVRDEDKKGVLLYGFYEKPELSFETNWSVADYMIVASYSRKGFSLWLNKGSKIRMRWEARTSILNQLQVVMIKGERKYETLLPKQTSSPDALNLSEPLSGKEAEYTIEEDNRYYLGLLNTNPKNIITTLSVNVTSKMYELSKARNMCSTTQGSCRLKLLFPKTQYVVVTTPDNGDINGWNIEVAFVARAIIYVAILGAIVIIIFLILKYLGACDTESTNLVETATWQASETSETEPIMPAKSVRLTYGTNEEDDEGSSCSSSEDLYDAKLCVICYDDQRNCFFVPCGHCATCYDCAQRIMEEDNKMCPICRRLIHKVRRLFTS, encoded by the exons ATGGTGCTGGGACCTAGCTCATCAAGGTTGATGAAGGCAAGTTCTGTATTTGTAGACCATGTTGAAGTGAGAGATGAAGATAAGAAAGGGGTTCTTTTATATGGGTTCTACGAGAAGCCTGAGTTAAGCTTTGAAACGAATTGGAGCGTAGCGGATTATATGATTGTTGCATCTTACAGTCGAAAG GGATTTTCCTTGTGGTTGAACAAGGGTTCGAAGATCCGAATGAGATGGGAAGCTCGAACCAGTATTTTAAATCAACTTCAAGTGGTGATGATAAAAG GAGAACGAAAGTATGAAACATTGCTTCCAAAACAGACAAGTTCCCCTGATGCCCTCAACCTCAGCGAACCTCTGAGTG GTAAAGAAGCTGAATACACGATCGAGGAGGACAACAGGTACTATCTTGGTCTGCTAAACACCAATCCTAAGAATATCATAACGACATTGAGTGTAAATGTCACATCCAAGATGTATGAGCTATCAAAAGCTAGGAACATGTGTTCAACGACACAGGGATCTTGCCGGCTTAAACTTCTGTTTCCCAAAACTCAATACGTTGTGGTGACAACTCCTGATAAT GGAGATATAAATGGATGGAATATCGAGGTAGCTTTTGTGGCTCGTGCAATAATTTACGTCGCGATTTTAG GAGCTATCGTcatcattattttcttgatattgaaATATCTTGGCGCTTGTGATACTGAGAGTACTAACCTAGTAGAAACAGCTACATGGCAAGCCTCTGAAACTTCTGAAACCGAACCTATAATGCCAGCTAAGTCGGTTCGTTTAACATACGGAacaaatgaagaagatgatgaaggaTCATCGTGTAGCTCTTCAGAGGATTTGTATGATGCAAAATTATGTGTAATTTGTTATGATGATCAACGGAACTGTTTTTTCGTTCCTTGTGGCCATTGTGCCACATGCTATGACTGTGCTCAGAG GATAATGGAGGAGGACAACAAGATGTGTCCAATATGTAGAAGGCTTATTCACAAAGTAAGAAGATTATTTACTTCTTAG